The Dreissena polymorpha isolate Duluth1 chromosome 4, UMN_Dpol_1.0, whole genome shotgun sequence region ATGTAGGGAACCAGATATGCTGATTTTCTTATCCGACCAATGAACGTGCAGTTTATTGCCTCACTATTAGCATAATGATCTCACGAGACTCATAAAGAGAGTACACAactgtaaatatatttgtaaGTGTGCTGCCCAATTTTAAGATCGATGTTTTTCCAATATTTTGTGTTGAGGGAAAAATGTTTTGTAGGAGAATATGTAAACTGTTTTGAACATGTAATAGGGTGAAATATTAACCTCTATGCGGATAAAAAATTTACCGGACATTTAGTCATGTAAAGACTAAAAATCTGGGGAtttatgtttctgtacatctttggatgAATTAATAATTGCTGAATCGCCCTACAttgacctttttttttttaataatgcgaaatatgttgaaaaaaacatataaaacctaatcaccctgtaagataatccattaaatttcaaaaacatCTCGGAAGTatcattggctcatttattaatgcatctcaaaaatgaGGTCGCGCGCGTGATAAACGGCAGTGTTGTAGCTGGTGGGTAGAGGTAACTTAATTTTAGAACAGTATTACAAATGACCAGACTGGATTTCCTGTCAAGACTTGTATGTTTTCAGCATAAGATAACAGAGTATGAGCAGATTTTTTAACCTAACATGGACTTCCAAAGTTTGAAAAATGGAGATACTACTGCAATTTTTGGTTGTTATTTTAGGCTCAGACATCCATGAACAGGAACACTTGAGAAAGCTTTTTTGGGACTGACATCTGGAAAGACGGTGGGTGTGACAGCTATATGACAACTCCTATGAAGGAGGTTTCAGggtttttctccactttttgggaagatagcccatggctttggaattgggaattttatcggcattttcatgaaattgggaaaataaattcatttgcctttttttcacacgaaaagtccactgattagggaaatactaaatttgatataactctttataatcattcaaattaaaagaacaaaatcatataatactttgttagatgtaattgaactaaaattgagataaaatatgcatataacacttctttctaaaaaaaaattattttttttttggaaattgggaattttttgccacattttgggaaaaagtatactttttgggattgggaacatagccgaatttcggctataaaatcaggccaaaaaaaGCCTGGCTTTATATTAAACAATCATAAGATGGTATTGTTCCTGcgccttaacattttatttcaatcagcataattatttaagatttaaaaacaacactaagattgttttttttttaaataactaccAAAAAAGTTGAGCCCCTATATTGTTAAGAACAACATCATGGTTTGGATACAGGTCACAGGCTTGATCGTATCCCTTAAATAGATCCTCCAGTCTGTTTTCCTGTTCCAACTGTTCAAACCATTCCTTAGGGGTCAGAGCAAACTCCTGATACACATCTGCAGCATTCTCTGATTTTAGTTTCAGAAACAGCAAGAAATTAGCAAATGCGCGgcctagtctcatttataagacgcgcaaagaatttagagatactttttatatgggctaaattctttggaacgtctcatcgttgaaggaccttttttgtggtggaaaccagaaagtttaaattttcatcaatttgcgtaaaattgcaaaataacattaccaactaattcagttttaattcagaagttcatttttacatcaaatatcgtcgattcgaagttagaaaggcataaattcttcagttaaacttctgcttaaatcgcaaaacaatcactgacctgtagccatgtcatgaaactgattttaatatgaaccaatcagaagaaggcattacggtgtaacgtgtacgcgtaattttatttaacatgagcttttaacaccgacttttacgtaactagatctagtatgctaacctttgtcgatttaataagcatatgttcaaaacagatatggtgcagtttctattcactgttctaagtttcaggaagtgtttatgcatgtctttttcgcacctctgtctgtgttgttttatgtacttacattctacgttacaaaggacggtatactgtacgatctgtatcaatattatttatgtacagtataaaaataaaagatgttatttatttcagaactttttaattgtcaatttagtataacatcggtttactatgtaacgcgctgcaccacaacagacgaacgcaaactgtattttacgctgtttattcttccactttaaaccagatgctttacatcgaggtcgtgttatcgatttatatctacacagcgagcgaatcgtgagatattgaaaaattgaatagtggttggatttaaattgctcaggcgtgcaaaattcaaagtgtcattacataatttttacggaacattatcgagaaatgaattatctacacaggtatgtaaatattattgcaatccgttgttattaagtgtcttatatcggggcttgaatgttgcgcacaaaatccttgcgcaacaatatagacaaagaacaaaaaattcccaccacataattggtctttcaccctttgtacgctccaaatattacccatataaaaagtagcttaatatttaagagcgtcaaaaatttggactaatgcgCGGCCGTAATTTTTTACTTCCAAACAAATCCTTGCATTGGAAATGGAAAGCTGAGCTATTTTCTCGACGTTAAACATGGTTATGTTTGATGACAGTGTACAGAAAGAGGTAAACcaacattttctataaaataatcatcgtcatttaatttgtttagtgtttgttgttgttgttcctcATTACTGGAAAAAAAGGAGGTCGTGTCGATATCTAACGGGATAAAAAGCACTATGTTTTTTGTACAGGCAATTGTAGTTCATCGTATATAATTTCCGTATATAACGATTTTCGAACTTAAGGTTCAGTCCACATTTTCCTTCTCTATATAAGGAGAAAAAAATTATGTATTAATGATTAAGAATGTCCAGCAAACAAACATTATATTATCACCCAGCATGCTCGCAGCCATTGGTCACTGGAAAGAGACAGAGGCTGCTAGATCGACTTATATGTGCAAGTTACGATGTACGTTAAAATGAAAGTCAGCTGAATGCAAGTTACTGTCGGACCCAAACCAACGCAATTTAAGGCATTGTGTAtcgtattatttattaaaatttgaccaagcatttgtaaaaaaaatattacaagatatttacattttcagaaaggaaattcatttctgcgttgaataagaccataagttcatggaaatcgctgcacaattgatgaagttatggttgttcaaagcgatgcatatatatatgttgttgGCCTATAGTTGAGACACTAGCTTCTCTTCTAGTAAAATTGCAGCcagcctatatatatatatatatatatatatatatatatatatatatatatatatatatatatatatatatatatatatatatatatatatatatatatatatatatatatatatatatatatatatatatatattttcacacatatggccagtaaCGGGGTCTCTGAATTAGAAATAGGTAATGgtgttcccactttaaatacatgtatctccatacccttttttatccgatattaacacgaattaaggtatataggggtatctaatatagtattatatataaagacgtcatttatttaacgtctcatgcaaggaaatatatagcgacaaTACTTGCGAggtatataaaatttcattttcagacgtgattgtggttttcgatataagactttattgtgacatttgattgcattacctcccctacaccccctcatagtaattaaaggtgcctagaacgcggggttgtatacagaccccgtgTTCTATATTGACCCcttaagtatagtctgaaaactaccgcgACCGCGTAAATGGCACTATGTATTAGtatcaatatatatttgatagtgaatttttttcagacaatttgatttttcgttataatttgattatttttcattcaaaatgatgtttttactaattaaaaccatagccacacgctaaccacctgtgcttctTCCCAGTACATAACGCCGAAAGAACACAATCAGGAAGCCAGTTGTGGTTTGCCGAAGATTAGACAGTGTCAAATGCATTCTAATTCATGCGGGTTGTGATGTTGGCCTATATTTGAGACACTAGCTTCTCTTCTAGTAAAATTGCAGCCAGCCTATGTGTAAAATTCGTTCAACGTCTGTGAGTCTTGTCGTAATTATGCTGGGATCCTCGGACAGACACCGGATCATCACGAAATGAGACACAACATTCCAACGGATATAACACACATTGTAGAGATGTTTTAATGTCTGTAACCACGTGTTTAAATGCACCCAGCATTAGATttgatcattattattttatactgcTTTTATGTTAAACGGGTTAACGTTCCGTCAAAATAAAGTAGCATTTCGTCCGTTAAAATAACGTTTTGAGCGTATATAACTAATAAAAGTCGGTGAAATTTCTTCAATGATGAAACATACATCACGAATAGTgtctttatatatttaacatatcgGGCTCAATTTGGTGATCAATACAAACGAGCAAACAAGTTGAATTCGGACTAAGCGAGTACATTTTGGCTCAACATTGGTCACAGTGAAGAGGGGGATAATACTAGTACTTTTTCGTTAACTACATGTCAGAAATGTCTTTAATCCACACCCAGTCCAGCAAGGTAAGACCGATTCAAGAGCATCACAAATAAAagtattgtttaatattaattaatgtaaatggttataaaaaaaatcgtgtaCATTTATTGTGTCAATCATACTAAAAATCGCGCTGCCTCACGAAATACTTTAATAAGAACAAAAAAGAGAACAATTTAAAAATGAACAagcaaaaaaagtaatatatcAACCACAACACACTTCTTAATATAACATAACCGTTAATAAATATGTGATGTAACAAACGTGaaatcaatttatatatttttatataataaaacaaaggcGGTTGTCAAAATCAAACACGATTTTGTAAATGATGATAATGCCAGTTTAAAGTAGTTGCACGAATTTACCAGCGCTTCAAAAGTTAGTCTCGTGAATCCTCGTGATGGTCACAAATAAgttaaaataacatgtatgacTCGCGCAATAAAACAAAGCGACTTTAACGAGGTGACCATATTGTTCATCTTAAAGTCAAAGTCCAACAACATGCTAGAAACGCTCATCATGTACATGCATCGAGGTCTATCCTAAGAAGTCAAATTTGGCTTTCGTTTCTCTGCCTGTATCCGAATGAACTGCCTTCACCTCAAGCTCCGTCCCACCGAAGATAAGGTAAACATCGGCAGAGCTCACATTTCCTTTGTCATCTCTACAATCAACCTCTACTTCGCCAATACGAAGTGTACCCTCTTCGTCAACAAACAGGGGATTTTTATTTGGCGAAGCAAATAGTTTTGCTGAAAACCATTCTTCATTTTCTTGTGGAGAATACTGTTGAGGACCAATTGGCGAATCAGGAGATACAGGTTGTCCTACTTCCACAATTTTGTCGAAACATCCTTGAACTTCGTACCTGTTATTTCGAACTTCTTTTCGTTCTTTCGGGTGTATTGAAGGGTCAAACTGCTGCCAGCACTTGAACCCATACGTGTATTTGGCGATTCGTGACACGATCATTTTACTGTTATGCCCGAAGATGACCGCTCCTTTGAGAACCGTCAGTCCCGCATCCGGTGGCACGACGACCTTCTTGTCCGGGAATCCTTTCTTGATGGCGTCTTGCAGCATCGGTGACTCTGAGAACCCACCGACCATCAGGAATGTACTGGTGTCCCTTGTGCTTGTATTCTGGAGCAGGTCCCTTATGTGCTTCACAATCGCATAGCACGTCTTGCTAAACAAGGCTATGATCAGATCGGCATCAACTCGCATCTTGTCTCCTGCGCAGGTGATTTTTCCGCCATATTTCGGGTGGTCGCGCACAGCATCTCGGATCTCGGCTTTTTTCATCTTGCGGTACAGTTCGTGCAAGGAGATTGGCATCTTGAACGTGACCCGGCTATCCGAATCGGGCTTGACTGCTCTTTTCCGCGTTTCAAACTCTCGCAGCAGGTCGATGTAGTCGTCTCGGTGCCCGTCCCTGAACGTCTGCAGCACGTCGGCGCCCAGTATCTCGGACAGGAAGTCCAGAAAAGCCTGGTCCACAGTGGTGCCGCCCCAGGGACCGCCGTTTGCCTTGTGCAGCTCCTTCAGTGTCCCGTCGGGGTTCACCTCGTGGACCGTGATGTCAACCGTGCCACCTGAAGCAACAGAACATGAATTTATTGTACGTGAAACGCGTTAAAAGTGATGTTAATTTGGACGTGTTAACTGAAAATAGTTAAAAGTAAATTTTGAAACACATTTGTACAAAATTTTGATTTTATAAACATTACGCATATATTTTCTTTCCATTTCGTGTGTAAGCATTTTGTAATTGTCGAGCAAGAGCAAGCAACTATAATTCACATTAATTACAATATGTATCCGCGATTTGAATATAAACCCAGGTACTTGTGTATATATTTAAGCCATAGATATGAGTTCTCCATTAATGTCTCAATTTACCTCCAGCGTCCAGTACAAGGTATTTTGACCGCGGAGAAAAACACTCAATACGCGTCTCCATTCTTTCCACCGGAAGGTACTTGCAGCACATTGAAGCCGCTTCCGGTTCAAGAGCCAGCAATAAAGCTTGCCCGTCTATTCCTGCCTGAAACGGACACCAAGGGCACTGGACTACTATCATTCAATTGAAACATATAAGTTTgtgtaaattgtgttttatgcCTAAGGTTTATTTAAGCACCACTTTATGTTCgtatcctgggtagaaccagtacttgatgttaTGCCCAAAACAATCCCAAGGTGGTATCCGAAACCGGTATATATTGATTACTTTGCGGAAACCATATCCCTTGCCCCCACCGCACACATGTTTTGGAATGGAATTCAAGttcatttcatgaaaaaaaaactgcACCCTTCTTAAAAGATTGTCGTCATTTTAATATTGATCTTCGGTgaactttttctttttttccatGATGAAACTAATGCGTTAATTTAATAACATGTGCTAGAATAATTCATACACTTAGTAATAATGTACTTTTTCTGCCGCTTCACGCATGAATTGTTTTGCCGCGTCGTCCCAGATGGCAGGCACGGTTAGGACCCACCGGATCTCGTTGTCTCGGATCTGCGTGCTCCGGCGCGACAGGAAGTCCCCAAGGTGGTCTTTCATGTAGCGGATGGACGCCGCGAAGACGTCGATAGCCGGCATCTCTTTTCCCGTCTCGTCTTTCAACAGATTGCTGCGATGCACGTCCTGGGGACAGATTGGGCCGAAATATCACATATATGTTAAGTTGTATAACCTTATTATTCAGAACTTACATATGATCGGTATACAGGACGTGGACGTAGGAGGAAAGTGgtgtaaaacatgtattttgtgtgaAATGGATATTCATGTCTCTCGAAAATAAATCATTGTAAACCCTACTCACAAACACGTTACACTGGAGGCATTAAATGGATACTTTTTATATCACATAATCAGACGTGCACATCATATGTCTCTTACATATGAACAACTTAAACATAGAAGAAAACACAATTGAGCATTATTTTCTCAAAATTCACATACACGTATTACGATTGTACACACGATTAAATTATCGATGttcattattattacattaatACTAATCTACCTTCGAATTGTAAAGCATCATCTTAAAGCGCCGAAAGTAGAACCAGGAGCGATGCATGTTGTCCAGCGAGAGGTTGCTATACTTGTCCTCCGCCTCGAACCCGAACGAGTCGAACGTCTTTTCCGGCCGGAAGAGGATGCTGGACGGCGTCTTCAGGGACATGACGGAGTTCGTGCTCGAGCCCCACGTGCAGGTGGAGACGCGCAGAGGGTCCGCCTGGAACTCCGTGACTTCCGAGAACGCGTAGCCGGAGAAAGTGGTGCCGAAATCAATGGCGGCGACCAGGAAGAAGTCTTTGGATGCCATGATTTATATCTGATGGAAAATTCAAAGGTGAATAGTTTCTAATTGAAAATGTACGCATGAATAATTAACGTTCAACCCATTAACCCTTTAAATAAAGAACACATATACAAAACTAATGAAGGAAGCGTGTATTATAGTTATGGTACTACGTGAACTAAATGTCACTTTTATGAACTGCGAACatttgtgaacaagtccctttgaTGGTGTGAACGTCGATAGTGAAAATGCATCTTTGAAATATGTtgcaagcatatatatatatatatatatatatatatatatatatatatatatatatatatatatatatatatatatatatatatatgtgtgtgtgtgtgtgtgtgtgtgctaatATCTAGCAACATGAATACTAAACATATGTACCTTAATCAACCCGTAAAATATTTGACAAAGCCTTACGCGTACGCCTCACGTAGATATGTACAATCGATTGTAAAAAAACGCAATACTTTCCTTTTAAATTATTCTCGAAACACCGCGTTCTTTACACGCAGTTAATATACTTATCAATCGATCTGATGTGTAtatattttgagaaatatttGTTGACTGATTTATTGCTTCCACCATTCACTCATCTCTTTTCCCAATCTCAGCATAAGGAGAACCAATGAGCCGAATGTCAAGGGTTTAACCCGTGTCTGGTATTCTTTTAATTCAcgatcatttaaattataaatacttCATTTGATAAAATTACTCGTTTTGTCTAGTTGTATATAGAGATACATTAACCGGGGTAGATAAAATCAATTTATgcttaaattaatatattaagtttgcaatattaaaaaatcTACGATTTACgtacaaacatgtataatttattgTGTCAATACTTCACAACTCCGAAAATTGAATTACCCTTTTGTACATCTATGTTTCCAAAACGAAAGACTAGAGTTGTACAGTTTCAATTTTACTTCCTCTTTCGTTTTTAATGTAGCTTTCTTTTTCAGAAAAGCCGATCGATTTATTTCAATTAAGCTTCCTGGTTTACGAGTCCAATTATGCGAGTACGGAACTAACACGAATGTATTGATCGCATTCACGGTCTACTTTGTCCATctcaaaaatagtatatattatacATTGCACATGGTACAGATGTCAGAACGTGACTTAAACCAGTATACATGATTTAATTGTTTTCAACGCTTTTGTATCGatcatttgataaaaaatgtcataaaagcgtttAAAATAATTATCCCCGCGCTTTTAAAAGcttggggatattgtattgatctcgctgtctgtccgtctgtcctggccatcTCCCCCTaaactattagcactagaaccttgaaacttacacacatggtagctatgagcatatgtgcggcggtgcactatttggaatttttaactgacccctgggtcaaaagttatggggtaaAATGGGGTAAAATGAGgacattttcactcattttactaacaacatgcgacgcacatgataataacttttgatccAAATAGTGctctgtcgcacatatgctcatagctaccatgtgtgtaagtttcaaggttctagtgctaatagtgtaggaggaaatagtggagaaccacgcccacccaaaattttgttttaacataacttcctAATTTATACACCAATTGACTTccaattaatactgaacatctcttatgacaacacggtctatctcgaccatccatgtacacattacccaccccagggccattgataaaggtaaaggcagcttggttcccgtcttCTTTCAAATTTATGGAGAGGTTCACGGGTACTacttcgtacccaatttttttttcgtacccaatttttatttcgtacccaatttttttttcgtacccaatttttttttcgtacccaatttttttcgtacccaatttttttttcgtacccaatttttttttcgtacccaatttttttcgtacccaaatttttttcgtacccaattttttctcgtacccacataggccacacccacccaaaattgccttttcgtccgtccgtcctggccactatctcctcctacactactagcactagaaccttgaaacttaaacacgtggtagctatgagcatcgaaagtgcactatttggaattttgatctaacccctgggtcaaacatgcggcgtggggatacgcgtcggccgctgcagcgccatttctagttaaatatAAAAGTCATCGAGTTGCTTTGTCAACGAGTTATCTTATGCTCCTTAAGGTGCCGTTTTAGAATCTTGGGGTAGGGAATCttttttattatacttttttcttgcatttataaatgtttaaaatattctaaatataagcGCTTTGAAAGTTTATACATTTATTGACATTTTTCAAAACTTAGCAAATTTGTAAATAagtcgttatatatatatatatatatatatatatatatatatatatatataaatactatcgccaccttagggcgaagtgcgcaaaaacacagcactttggcgattttttttaacttctttaaactaagtttatgtttaatagaaatctcataattaaataatttaagagaaaaacattgtaaaactatgaaaaaatattttaaattttgcacaattatatgttaaatttctaaattttcattttcgacttaattctatttctacctaatgccaaaaaacccatatagaaatttcactttacctcttcaatgcacttgggagaagggaacttaataccgaaaacatactaatttacgctctacttctctaagactgttgataaatttagcaaaaataaatatgtagataataaataataaataaaaatatattatgccgatacacgtctgtaaacgtaacagcataattttattatgcgtttatgatacttttcttacaatttaatataatatttaatatttataatatttatgtattatccgcgtgctgatttttctctgatctaaaaatagaacacatacactaagtaaatgttaggaattagggtgcactcagatatatacgtttatttgttgagattcaattgctctgttcgatcacgacctcggcgatgcattaaattcatccaagtattgtgtgttttttgttggttacttcagacatttgtggaacattcaagatcttacatttatttcgactcacctatggtcggtgttgtgctaaaccgttacgacattgctttgcacgaatgaatcagtgtacgccttttacttctgcttagttatttgtttacagtttagtgctTGCATCTATTGCGCCTAATTTACGTCACATTTACTATCACGTGATGCTTCGAATAGCCAATTACCTTGAtggttaatattcttatcaatgtaagtgtaattacaaatattatataaattctaattttgataactgaattagttctctggtggattttgattagcgtctctataatgatggccagctaatggttaaaacaaaaacaaaacgaaacaacgtaaaaaacgacattgaataaaagtgtggtcatctgcttcgaacgttcattaaatacatagcattgcgaatttaaaactatttgagagatcccgaacctcacacttagcccagcgatataaaacacacataagtgtgaataatcttttgtaatacaaattgaaaggcaataaaagagagcttataaataatttaataacggctggattaatcaatggttagaagaaaccaaagcaacagagttatagttttctggggcacgatgcaatgaacgaaataacaagtatcaatttttcttttcgtttgaacaaaacaaaaacacaaataaaacgcgtctgctaatttatttgatgcatgtatttggttttcacttacgccagtattgtatcgaagtatatgacaacgcattctcttactgtcgtaaaaataagacctctcgatataagatttatcgatatgaaataaatgtatactttattattatactttaagaagaagaaaaaacagacaaacaaacataacagtgcactcacacatattgtgtattaactattatacataatacgggttcgatacatacaatattctcatttgtacgaaatatttgttctgatatcgcataattggtatgcaattgtcaaaaattgtacgcctgaatattcatatacggctataaataagcatgttgcaatatacatatattttgccatacaagttttataatttcgcttgcatctttctatttctatgcatttccagcatttgaagggaattttaaatacagcactgaccgcagttttatctgatattttgtgatgctatgcaatgtaggaccataggcggatcccctaaaatcgccaaagtaaagtcaattcatttgatgtttaacacttaactagatcttaatcacctatttaaacatgtcaaagcattcaacatcactataatcgtggcgcttctggggagctttgcccccctggacctccaaaacgataaactatgcacttttttggcattaaaagaaggtactttgatgaaagtatataaggcgtgacatgttcgagaagtggttgtcaaagccttcaaaatcactaaaatcgtggagcttaggggggggggggggcttcgctCCCCTGGACCCCTATCACTATGCCCCGCACCCACCAGAGGTTCTAGCGGCCCCCCTGGACCACCGGCAAAACtttgaatatcccgcccccccaccccaaaccagATATTCCGGAGCCACCCCTGtggacgggttgttgttttgaaaatatttctagggaaacatatttgttgtaatgtatataccctgtattgttcgtacccaaatgttttttcgtacccaattttgttttggcatactttgtttgtaccctgaagttttgtgttttattaccgttttctaaaatatgtatcttggtggatttgagcacttaatacaagtaaatgtccagcgtaaagaagcctgtacgtcaggtatacccttaacacagtattgagtcgaggtacctgacagctttcatgtttgtcgtcggataattgacgttcaatttatataaagtaaatagtctataaaattgatcttggcaacaaaaatgttcacaccttaaaaaggcacttcaccatttaaactgatgtttaatttaatcccaactgcttagttgaagtagtttattaatatttatgttgagtcatattaatactgaaataactttgcataaaaataaatcagtttcttaaacacatgttttctcttataatcacatgtgtaaacacg contains the following coding sequences:
- the LOC127877432 gene encoding heat shock 70 kDa protein 12B-like isoform X2, yielding MASKDFFLVAAIDFGTTFSGYAFSEVTEFQADPLRVSTCTWGSSTNSVMSLKTPSSILFRPEKTFDSFGFEAEDKYSNLSLDNMHRSWFYFRRFKMMLYNSKDVHRSNLLKDETGKEMPAIDVFAASIRYMKDHLGDFLSRRSTQIRDNEIRWVLTVPAIWDDAAKQFMREAAEKAGIDGQALLLALEPEAASMCCKYLPVERMETRIECFSPRSKYLVLDAGGGTVDITVHEVNPDGTLKELHKANGGPWGGTTVDEAFLDFLSEILGADVLEAFRDRHRDDYIDLLREFETRKRAVKPDSDSRVTFKMPISLHELYREVRKAEIRDAVRDHQKYGGGNHRRQDAS
- the LOC127877432 gene encoding heat shock 70 kDa protein 12A-like isoform X1 yields the protein MASKDFFLVAAIDFGTTFSGYAFSEVTEFQADPLRVSTCTWGSSTNSVMSLKTPSSILFRPEKTFDSFGFEAEDKYSNLSLDNMHRSWFYFRRFKMMLYNSKDVHRSNLLKDETGKEMPAIDVFAASIRYMKDHLGDFLSRRSTQIRDNEIRWVLTVPAIWDDAAKQFMREAAEKAGIDGQALLLALEPEAASMCCKYLPVERMETRIECFSPRSKYLVLDAGGGTVDITVHEVNPDGTLKELHKANGGPWGGTTVDQAFLDFLSEILGADVLQTFRDGHRDDYIDLLREFETRKRAVKPDSDSRVTFKMPISLHELYRKMKKAEIRDAVRDHPKYGGKITCAGDKMRVDADLIIALFSKTCYAIVKHIRDLLQNTSTRDTSTFLMVGGFSESPMLQDAIKKGFPDKKVVVPPDAGLTVLKGAVIFGHNSKMIVSRIAKYTYGFKCWQQFDPSIHPKERKEVRNNRYEVQGCFDKIVEVGQPVSPDSPIGPQQYSPQENEEWFSAKLFASPNKNPLFVDEEGTLRIGEVEVDCRDDKGNVSSADVYLIFGGTELEVKAVHSDTGRETKAKFDFLG